The Haloarchaeobius amylolyticus genome window below encodes:
- a CDS encoding ABC transporter ATP-binding protein, with amino-acid sequence MSLLELENVHGGYGETEVLSGVTMDVEDGEVVSLVGRNGVGKTTTLRSIVGVVETSKGAIRYQGEDITEASAEDVARKGIGFVPEERRVFPGLTVTENLRMGRFGGSDTAHRRSVEDIWQLDAFENLRERKQSRGADLSGGEQQMLSIARAMVAGADLLLLDEPTEGLAPIIVERVADLVTELNEEGISVLLVEQNVAVASQLADRVFILDKGQIVYEGTPEELDENESVRDRHLGVSI; translated from the coding sequence ATGAGCCTGCTCGAACTGGAGAACGTCCACGGCGGCTACGGGGAGACGGAGGTGCTCTCCGGCGTCACCATGGACGTCGAGGACGGCGAGGTCGTCTCGCTGGTCGGCCGCAACGGCGTCGGCAAGACGACCACCCTGCGGAGCATCGTCGGCGTCGTCGAGACGTCGAAGGGTGCCATCCGGTACCAGGGCGAGGACATCACCGAGGCGTCCGCGGAGGACGTCGCCCGGAAGGGCATCGGCTTCGTCCCGGAGGAGCGCCGGGTCTTCCCCGGCCTGACCGTCACCGAGAACCTCCGGATGGGCCGCTTCGGCGGCAGCGACACCGCCCACCGGCGCTCCGTCGAGGACATCTGGCAGCTCGACGCCTTCGAGAACCTGCGCGAGCGCAAACAGAGCCGCGGCGCCGACCTCTCCGGCGGGGAGCAACAGATGCTCTCCATCGCCCGGGCGATGGTCGCCGGCGCGGACCTGCTCCTGCTCGACGAACCGACGGAGGGGCTCGCGCCCATCATCGTCGAACGCGTCGCCGACCTGGTGACCGAGTTGAACGAGGAGGGCATCTCGGTCCTGCTGGTCGAGCAGAACGTCGCGGTGGCGAGCCAACTCGCCGACCGCGTGTTCATCCTCGACAAGGGCCAGATCGTCTACGAGGGCACGCCAGAGGAACTGGACGAGAACGAATCCGTGCGCGACAGGCACCTCGGGGTGAGCATCTGA
- a CDS encoding sporulation protein: MRRVLSSVGIGAATVDTVLPRNKVTPGTELTLTVEVDGGDADQQVDGISFAFVTRYWAGTSHATAVIDSTTAAEDFTIAAGSHRTIEVDVTVPAATPVTVGSTNVWLKTGLDIDWSIDPTDRDSITVDPDPYRQAFFDAADALGYAFDEADCKEAHTVDPARPFVQEFDFVPQSDEYADSGDLEAVFVPDDDGLTAVVQVEPEGGIEDFEEFAAESSEFTITDPDPDTVAETLDDVLADHV; encoded by the coding sequence ATGCGACGCGTACTCTCCAGCGTGGGCATCGGTGCGGCCACGGTCGACACCGTCCTGCCCCGGAACAAGGTGACGCCCGGGACGGAACTGACGCTCACCGTCGAGGTCGACGGGGGCGACGCCGACCAGCAGGTCGACGGCATCTCCTTCGCGTTCGTCACGCGCTACTGGGCCGGGACCAGTCACGCCACGGCGGTCATCGACTCGACCACCGCCGCCGAGGACTTCACCATCGCGGCCGGGTCGCACCGGACAATCGAGGTCGACGTGACGGTCCCCGCGGCGACCCCCGTCACCGTCGGCAGCACGAACGTCTGGCTGAAGACCGGCCTCGACATCGACTGGTCCATCGACCCGACCGACAGGGACTCCATCACGGTCGACCCCGACCCGTACCGGCAGGCCTTCTTCGACGCCGCAGACGCCCTCGGGTACGCCTTCGACGAGGCCGACTGCAAGGAGGCCCACACGGTCGACCCGGCGCGCCCGTTCGTCCAGGAGTTCGACTTCGTGCCGCAATCCGACGAGTACGCCGACTCGGGCGACCTCGAGGCGGTGTTCGTCCCTGACGACGACGGCCTCACCGCGGTCGTGCAGGTCGAACCCGAGGGCGGCATCGAGGACTTCGAGGAGTTCGCCGCGGAGTCGAGCGAGTTCACCATCACCGACCCCGACCCGGACACGGTCGCGGAGACGCTCGACGACGTGCTGGCCGACCACGTCTGA
- a CDS encoding sporulation protein — MKRVLSSVGIGSANVDTILPKTSLEPGETVEATVEIEGGSAEQEIEHMYFALMTRYRTEDGYSQAVIDKFRVGDNFTIDEGEHREETVEVTVPYGTPLTMGNVKVWLKTGLDIDWAVDPKDTDHIEVRPDERMQALFDAVEDLGFSFYSAEVEKAPFGRSQPYAQEFEFKPRGGEFRGKLDELEVICAPTRESVTVYLEIDRRGGVLSEWADTDESKASFTFSEPDRDAIRDELESIVRRHA, encoded by the coding sequence ATGAAACGAGTGCTCTCCAGCGTGGGAATCGGTTCCGCCAACGTCGACACCATCCTCCCGAAGACGTCGCTCGAACCCGGCGAGACGGTCGAGGCGACCGTCGAGATCGAGGGTGGGTCGGCCGAACAGGAGATCGAACACATGTACTTCGCCCTGATGACGCGGTACCGCACCGAGGACGGCTACTCGCAGGCCGTCATCGACAAGTTCCGCGTCGGTGATAACTTCACCATCGATGAGGGCGAGCACCGCGAGGAGACCGTCGAGGTCACGGTCCCCTACGGGACACCCCTGACGATGGGCAACGTGAAGGTGTGGCTGAAGACCGGCCTCGACATCGACTGGGCGGTCGACCCCAAGGACACCGACCACATCGAGGTCCGCCCCGACGAGCGCATGCAGGCGCTGTTCGACGCGGTCGAGGACCTCGGGTTCAGTTTCTACAGCGCCGAGGTCGAGAAGGCGCCGTTCGGCCGCAGCCAGCCCTACGCCCAGGAGTTCGAGTTCAAGCCCCGCGGCGGCGAGTTCCGCGGCAAGCTCGACGAACTGGAGGTCATCTGCGCACCCACCCGGGAGTCCGTGACGGTGTACCTCGAGATCGACCGTCGCGGCGGCGTCCTCTCCGAGTGGGCCGACACCGACGAGTCGAAGGCGAGTTTCACCTTCTCCGAGCCCGACCGCGACGCCATCCGCGACGAACTCGAGAGCATCGTCCGCCGGCACGCCTGA
- a CDS encoding VOC family protein, translated as MTHDTPIRVDHVGIAVESVADAEPVLRALGCEKLSDETVEDRFRWVYYRLGDASRIELIEPIEEDSFLTEFLDREGAGLHHVTLEVADIEVVIDGLEAADADLRVVDYAEFDTWTEAFVSPANPTGTLFQLMEYHDDYPEGRLPPEELFVNGGRVQEVQS; from the coding sequence ATGACACACGACACACCGATACGGGTCGACCACGTCGGCATCGCCGTCGAATCGGTGGCCGACGCGGAACCCGTGTTGCGGGCGCTCGGGTGCGAGAAGCTCTCCGACGAGACCGTCGAGGACCGCTTTCGCTGGGTCTACTACCGGCTGGGCGACGCCTCCCGCATCGAACTCATCGAACCCATCGAGGAGGACTCCTTCCTGACGGAGTTCCTCGACCGCGAGGGCGCGGGCCTCCACCACGTCACCCTCGAGGTGGCGGACATCGAGGTCGTCATCGACGGACTCGAAGCCGCCGACGCGGACCTCCGGGTCGTCGACTACGCCGAGTTCGACACCTGGACCGAGGCGTTCGTCTCCCCGGCGAACCCGACCGGGACGCTGTTCCAGCTCATGGAGTACCACGACGACTACCCGGAGGGGCGGCTCCCGCCAGAGGAACTGTTCGTCAACGGCGGGCGCGTCCAGGAGGTGCAGTCATGA
- the paaI gene encoding hydroxyphenylacetyl-CoA thioesterase PaaI, producing MSEIPEETREHIESDPFCAKLGIELVDLGAGTAVTELEVTEDMLNFHGTPHGGAVYSLADAAFAASSNSHGTTAVALETNMSYLEAVEVGQTLRAEAEETHMAGRTAEYSIDVTADGDRVATFRGRVYRFVD from the coding sequence ATGAGCGAGATTCCCGAGGAGACCCGCGAACACATCGAATCGGACCCGTTCTGCGCGAAGCTCGGCATCGAACTCGTCGACCTCGGTGCGGGGACCGCGGTGACGGAACTGGAGGTGACCGAGGACATGCTGAACTTCCACGGGACCCCCCACGGCGGCGCCGTGTACTCGCTGGCCGACGCGGCCTTTGCCGCCTCGTCGAACTCCCACGGGACCACCGCGGTCGCACTGGAGACCAACATGTCCTACCTCGAGGCGGTCGAGGTCGGCCAGACGCTCCGCGCCGAGGCCGAGGAGACCCACATGGCCGGGCGGACCGCCGAGTACAGCATCGACGTGACCGCCGACGGCGACCGCGTGGCGACCTTCCGCGGCCGGGTGTACCGGTTCGTGGACTGA
- the paaK gene encoding phenylacetate--CoA ligase PaaK, which produces MVYNEIETASRAEVTALQSKRLRETVEHVYENVPWYREQFEELGITPEDIETIDDITKLPFTTKEDIRDNYPMDLFAVDRSELRRIHASSGTTGKPKIVGYTEDDLGVWREAMARSLKAGGVEPGMMVQNAYGYGLFTGGLGFHDGIQELGASVIPTGGGNTARQLDMLQDLESDVLCCTPSYCLYLAEEAEERGIDLSELPLSRVVIGAEPFTDPMREEIEEALGVSAVDVYGLSEVIGPGVSIECTEAQDGLHIWEDHFYPEVLDPETGEPVGEGEEGELVITSLTKQALPMIRYRTGDMTRLNYDTCECGRTMVRMDNITGRADDLIIVRGVNVYPSQIEEVMLDMEDVAPYYRIDLYRKGNLDTMELTVEYHEDYEGTHAELEAQIENRLKDVLDVKPDEIEVVGPGVIERTEVGKVKRVFDHREE; this is translated from the coding sequence ATGGTCTACAACGAGATCGAAACCGCATCACGAGCAGAGGTCACAGCACTGCAGAGCAAGCGCCTTCGCGAGACCGTCGAGCACGTCTACGAGAACGTGCCGTGGTACCGCGAGCAGTTCGAGGAGCTGGGCATCACGCCCGAGGACATCGAGACCATCGACGACATCACGAAGCTCCCGTTCACCACGAAGGAGGACATCCGCGACAACTACCCGATGGACCTGTTCGCGGTCGACCGCAGCGAACTGCGGCGCATCCACGCCTCCTCCGGGACGACGGGCAAGCCCAAGATCGTCGGCTACACCGAGGACGACCTCGGCGTCTGGCGCGAGGCCATGGCGCGCTCGCTGAAGGCGGGCGGCGTCGAACCCGGCATGATGGTCCAGAACGCCTACGGCTACGGGCTGTTCACGGGCGGCCTCGGCTTCCACGACGGCATCCAGGAACTCGGCGCCTCGGTCATCCCGACCGGCGGCGGGAACACGGCCCGCCAGCTCGACATGCTGCAGGACCTCGAATCGGACGTGCTCTGTTGCACCCCGTCGTACTGCCTCTACCTCGCCGAGGAGGCCGAAGAGCGCGGCATCGACCTCAGCGAACTGCCCCTCTCGCGGGTCGTCATCGGTGCCGAGCCGTTCACCGACCCCATGCGCGAGGAGATCGAGGAGGCCCTCGGCGTCAGCGCGGTCGACGTGTACGGCCTCTCCGAGGTCATCGGCCCGGGCGTCTCCATCGAGTGTACCGAGGCCCAGGACGGCCTGCACATCTGGGAGGACCACTTCTACCCGGAGGTCCTGGACCCCGAGACGGGCGAACCCGTCGGCGAGGGCGAGGAGGGTGAACTCGTCATCACCTCGCTCACCAAGCAGGCCCTGCCCATGATCCGGTACCGCACCGGCGACATGACCCGGCTCAACTACGACACCTGCGAGTGTGGCCGCACGATGGTCCGCATGGACAACATCACCGGCCGCGCCGACGACCTCATCATCGTCCGCGGGGTCAACGTCTACCCGAGCCAGATCGAGGAGGTCATGCTCGACATGGAGGACGTCGCGCCGTACTACCGCATCGACCTCTACCGGAAGGGCAACCTCGACACCATGGAGCTCACGGTCGAGTACCACGAGGACTACGAGGGCACCCACGCCGAACTCGAGGCACAGATCGAGAACCGCCTCAAGGACGTCCTCGACGTCAAGCCCGACGAGATCGAGGTCGTCGGCCCGGGCGTCATCGAGCGCACCGAGGTCGGCAAGGTCAAGCGCGTCTTCGACCACAGAGAGGAGTAA
- a CDS encoding ABC transporter ATP-binding protein, which produces MATAHDATDSFDTGDPVLETRELTRRFGELVATDDLSIEVQAGEFRSIIGPNGAGKTTLFNLVSGALYPSEGAVIFQGEDVSRLPPHKRVKKGIGRSFQITNVFGGLSVRENVRLAAQATVGERSPVQNLFGNKDSFPDLNERTDDVLSRVGLDGRGDERASAMAYGDRRRLEIGLVLATDPDLVMLDEPTAGMSADETRATMELIGDVLSDRTVLLIEHDIELVMNASDRITVLNRGSELATGAPEEVAENDEVQQAYLGGGVV; this is translated from the coding sequence ATGGCGACCGCACACGACGCGACCGACTCGTTCGACACCGGCGACCCCGTGCTCGAGACGCGTGAGCTCACCCGGCGCTTCGGCGAGCTGGTTGCCACGGACGACCTCTCCATCGAGGTCCAGGCCGGCGAGTTCCGGAGCATCATCGGCCCGAACGGCGCCGGGAAGACCACCCTGTTCAACCTCGTCTCGGGGGCGCTGTACCCGAGCGAGGGGGCGGTCATCTTCCAGGGCGAGGACGTCTCCCGGCTCCCACCCCACAAGCGCGTGAAGAAGGGCATCGGGCGCTCGTTCCAGATCACCAACGTCTTCGGGGGCCTCTCGGTCCGCGAGAACGTCCGACTCGCCGCACAGGCGACCGTCGGTGAGCGCTCGCCCGTCCAGAACCTCTTCGGCAACAAGGACTCGTTCCCCGACCTGAACGAGCGCACCGACGACGTGCTCTCCCGGGTCGGCCTCGACGGCCGCGGGGACGAGCGCGCCTCGGCGATGGCCTACGGCGACCGGCGCCGGCTGGAGATCGGCCTCGTGCTCGCGACCGACCCGGACCTCGTCATGCTCGACGAGCCCACCGCGGGCATGAGCGCCGACGAGACCCGTGCCACGATGGAACTCATCGGGGACGTCCTCTCGGACAGGACCGTCCTGCTCATCGAACACGACATCGAACTCGTCATGAACGCATCCGACCGCATCACGGTCCTGAACCGCGGCTCAGAGCTCGCGACCGGCGCACCAGAAGAGGTCGCGGAGAACGACGAGGTCCAGCAGGCCTACCTCGGCGGTGGTGTGGTATGA
- a CDS encoding DUF1028 domain-containing protein, whose amino-acid sequence MTFSICVRESCGDHDRFGVAVTTRMPGIGDLSPFVSRHGAVAVQGHVTGALGPRLLDLLADGYYLDDVIQTVLGPELDPENRQIHGVDSHGTATYTGEGCNDWRGHRSGTNYTVAGNLLASDAVLDAMAECYEDGDRDEDLAKRLIDVLEAGEDAGGDRRDLDIQSATLRVVDPEAPLGDSYYNDLRTNATRTPLADLREHYELGVEGRAVVADRYDWE is encoded by the coding sequence GTGACGTTCAGCATCTGCGTCAGAGAGTCCTGCGGCGACCACGACCGGTTCGGCGTCGCCGTGACGACGCGGATGCCCGGTATCGGAGACCTCTCGCCGTTCGTCTCCCGACACGGCGCGGTGGCCGTCCAGGGTCACGTCACGGGGGCACTCGGCCCGCGGCTTCTCGACCTGCTCGCCGATGGCTACTACCTCGACGACGTGATCCAGACCGTCCTCGGGCCCGAACTCGACCCGGAGAACCGGCAGATACACGGGGTCGACAGCCACGGGACGGCCACCTACACCGGCGAGGGGTGCAACGACTGGCGTGGCCACCGGAGTGGCACGAACTACACCGTCGCCGGCAACCTGCTCGCCTCGGACGCAGTCCTCGACGCGATGGCCGAGTGCTACGAGGACGGCGACCGTGACGAGGACCTCGCGAAGCGGCTCATCGACGTGCTCGAGGCCGGCGAGGACGCGGGGGGCGACCGTCGCGACCTCGACATCCAGTCCGCCACGCTCCGGGTGGTCGACCCGGAGGCACCACTCGGAGATTCGTACTACAACGACCTTCGGACGAACGCGACGCGGACGCCACTCGCGGACCTGCGGGAGCACTACGAACTCGGGGTCGAGGGGCGGGCGGTCGTCGCGGACCGGTACGACTGGGAGTGA